In one Pseudarthrobacter sp. NBSH8 genomic region, the following are encoded:
- a CDS encoding ROK family protein has product MHAIGVDLGGTKTAAGVVSGDGEVLFSETIPTLNRDGSDAILDATAALVSSLMSRAQAEGLNVVGVGVGSAGVIDAGRGVVVSATDAILGWAGTKLTAALAARLGLAPEAVQAVNDVHAHALGESWTGSAAGTTSSLLVAFGTGVGGSFVLAGHPVLGHRYAGGHVGHFASPYAFHEGLPVPCVCGGAGHVEAVASGPAIREAYLRLGGNEPVLDARGVFARAGSGDAVAIKAVGLGAAAAGQAVGGLANILDPEVVVVSGGLSDAGAPWWRPMERALRAELLPALLGLPVLPAKLGNAAAMVGAARLVLTTAS; this is encoded by the coding sequence ATGCACGCGATCGGTGTTGACCTTGGGGGTACTAAGACCGCTGCCGGGGTTGTTTCCGGGGACGGGGAGGTCTTGTTTTCGGAGACCATTCCTACCCTGAACCGGGATGGCAGCGACGCGATCCTGGACGCTACTGCGGCGCTCGTTTCTTCCCTCATGTCCCGGGCTCAAGCAGAGGGCCTGAACGTGGTGGGGGTCGGGGTTGGCTCGGCAGGGGTCATCGATGCCGGACGCGGTGTGGTGGTGTCGGCTACGGATGCCATTCTCGGGTGGGCCGGGACCAAGCTGACCGCAGCGTTGGCCGCCCGGCTCGGCCTGGCGCCGGAGGCTGTACAGGCTGTGAACGATGTCCATGCGCACGCCCTGGGCGAGTCGTGGACGGGTTCCGCCGCAGGAACCACCAGTTCGCTCCTGGTGGCCTTCGGCACCGGCGTCGGCGGCAGTTTTGTCCTGGCCGGGCACCCGGTCCTGGGTCACCGGTACGCGGGCGGACACGTGGGCCACTTCGCCTCCCCGTACGCTTTCCACGAAGGCCTGCCTGTTCCATGCGTCTGCGGCGGCGCCGGGCACGTTGAGGCAGTCGCCTCCGGGCCCGCCATCCGCGAGGCGTACCTGCGGCTGGGCGGCAACGAGCCGGTGCTGGACGCCCGCGGAGTCTTTGCCCGGGCCGGCTCCGGCGATGCCGTGGCCATCAAAGCTGTGGGCCTCGGCGCCGCCGCGGCAGGGCAGGCGGTGGGCGGTCTCGCGAATATCCTGGACCCCGAGGTAGTGGTGGTTTCCGGTGGGCTATCCGACGCCGGCGCCCCCTGGTGGCGCCCCATGGAACGGGCCTTGCGCGCCGAACTCCTGCCGGCCCTGCTCGGCCTCCCGGTCCTGCCCGCTAAACTCGGCAATGCCGCAGCAATGGTGGGCGCCGCGCGGCTGGTCCTCACCACTGCGTCCTGA
- a CDS encoding dipeptide/oligopeptide/nickel ABC transporter permease/ATP-binding protein has product MRSKLAERLSAPGIRFKALPWGSRIALLFLIMIVLSAVFAPVIAPHDPLETFIPATPPGAEHFFGTDRLGRDIFSRLLFGAQSSLMIGLGAVILAILAGALLGSFAATSSKAVNELIMRLMDILMAFPGIALAAVLLAAFGNSVPTIIIAIAIIYTPQLARVVRANVLSQYGEDYVRAERVIGAGRFYILLKHIVRNTAAPVLVFATVMVADAIILEASLSFLGAGVQDPAPSWGNVISYGRNLVLSGGWWATTFAGVTILLTVLSLNILAEGLTDAMVNPKLRKAPAVKDDDGASAVVSGAAVGAGVDAQIGTSVAQPSVVEEHELDGVRAAYGDVLTEEHYNEAAILSDPKLAAANPHLLLDKELELLSAIEATRSDRLPQVPSGARNVLEVRNLSIRFPGRFGDTAIVDNVSFTVREGETMGLVGESGCGKSITSLAVMGLLPKTAQVTGSIKFDGKELLDPATSHSSVKAYEGLRGEQIAMVYQDALSSLNPSMKIKDQMEQLTKRGGRKTPTELLELVKLDPVRTLASYPHELSGGQRQRVLIAMALSRSPKIVVADEPTTALDVTVQKQVVDLLNELREQLGFAMVFVSHDLALVASLAHRITVMYAGQVVESAQASELLQNPKHEYTRGLLGAVLSIEADAVRLHQIPGTVPSPRDFAPGDRFAPRSLRSDADPNQQLVLTSVGAANGGDADHYWASHLKEDAE; this is encoded by the coding sequence CATCCCCGCTACCCCGCCGGGCGCCGAGCACTTCTTCGGCACCGACCGGTTGGGCCGCGACATCTTCTCCCGCCTGCTCTTCGGCGCCCAGTCCTCGCTCATGATCGGCCTCGGCGCCGTCATCCTGGCCATCCTGGCAGGCGCCCTGCTGGGCTCCTTCGCCGCCACGTCCAGCAAGGCCGTCAACGAACTGATCATGCGCCTGATGGACATCCTGATGGCGTTCCCGGGCATCGCCCTGGCCGCAGTGCTGCTGGCCGCGTTCGGCAACTCGGTTCCCACCATCATCATCGCCATCGCCATCATCTACACCCCGCAGCTGGCCCGCGTGGTCCGCGCCAATGTACTCTCCCAGTACGGCGAAGACTACGTCCGCGCCGAGCGCGTGATCGGCGCAGGCCGTTTCTACATCCTGCTCAAGCACATCGTCCGCAACACCGCGGCCCCCGTACTGGTGTTCGCCACGGTGATGGTGGCCGACGCCATCATCCTCGAAGCCTCGCTGTCCTTCCTCGGCGCCGGCGTCCAGGACCCCGCACCGTCGTGGGGCAACGTGATCTCCTACGGCCGTAACCTGGTCCTGTCCGGCGGCTGGTGGGCCACCACCTTCGCCGGTGTGACCATCCTGCTCACCGTTCTCTCGCTGAACATCCTCGCCGAGGGCCTCACCGACGCCATGGTGAACCCGAAACTGCGCAAGGCACCGGCGGTAAAAGACGACGACGGCGCGTCAGCTGTTGTGTCCGGCGCAGCGGTGGGTGCCGGCGTCGACGCCCAGATCGGCACTTCCGTGGCCCAGCCTTCGGTGGTGGAAGAGCACGAGCTCGACGGCGTGCGCGCCGCCTACGGCGACGTCCTCACCGAGGAGCACTACAACGAGGCAGCCATCCTCTCCGACCCGAAGCTGGCCGCGGCGAACCCGCACCTGCTGCTGGACAAGGAACTGGAACTGCTTTCCGCCATCGAGGCCACCCGCTCCGACCGCCTCCCCCAGGTACCGTCCGGCGCCCGCAACGTCCTCGAGGTCAGGAACCTGTCCATCCGCTTCCCGGGCCGCTTCGGCGACACCGCCATTGTGGACAACGTCTCCTTCACGGTCCGCGAAGGCGAGACCATGGGCCTGGTGGGCGAATCCGGTTGCGGCAAGTCCATCACGTCCCTCGCGGTCATGGGCCTGCTGCCCAAGACCGCGCAGGTCACCGGTTCCATCAAGTTCGACGGCAAGGAACTGCTGGATCCGGCCACCAGCCACAGCAGCGTCAAGGCCTATGAAGGCTTGCGCGGCGAGCAGATCGCCATGGTCTACCAGGACGCCCTGAGCTCCCTGAACCCGTCCATGAAGATCAAGGACCAGATGGAGCAGCTGACCAAGCGCGGCGGCCGCAAGACCCCCACCGAGCTGCTGGAACTGGTCAAGCTCGATCCCGTCCGGACGCTCGCCAGCTACCCGCACGAGCTCTCCGGCGGCCAGCGCCAGCGCGTCCTGATCGCCATGGCCCTGTCCCGTTCGCCGAAGATCGTGGTTGCCGATGAGCCCACCACCGCCCTGGATGTCACCGTCCAGAAACAGGTAGTGGACCTGCTCAACGAACTGCGCGAACAGCTCGGCTTCGCCATGGTCTTTGTCAGCCACGACCTCGCCCTGGTGGCCTCCCTGGCCCACCGCATCACCGTGATGTACGCCGGCCAGGTGGTGGAATCCGCACAGGCTTCGGAGCTGCTGCAGAACCCCAAGCACGAGTACACCCGCGGCCTGCTCGGCGCTGTCCTCTCCATCGAGGCCGACGCCGTGCGCCTGCACCAGATCCCCGGCACCGTCCCGTCCCCACGGGACTTCGCCCCGGGAGACCGCTTCGCCCCGCGTTCACTGCGGTCCGACGCCGACCCCAACCAGCAGCTGGTCCTGACGTCGGTAGGAGCCGCCAACGGCGGGGACGCTGACCACTATTGGGCGAGCCACCTGAAGGAGGATGCAGAATGA
- a CDS encoding ATP-binding cassette domain-containing protein: protein MSHSIQQRSKPVIELKDVKVHHHARGGGLFRPNIVKAVDGVDFTISRGETVGIVGESGCGKSTLASVLVGLQPPTSGEVLFHGKPAIKRNAQMRKEFGRSVSVVFQDPATALNPRMTVQDILTDPLQIHGIGTAATRAAKVKELLALVGLPQSAAEVTPSQVSGGQRQRVAIARALALDPDIIVADEPTSALDVSVRAQVLNLLSDLKTQLNLGMVFISHDIQTVRYVSDRICVMYFGKIVEQGTATQVFDSPTNDYTKKLLGAAPSLLHI, encoded by the coding sequence ATGAGCCATTCAATACAGCAACGCTCTAAGCCGGTCATCGAGCTCAAGGACGTCAAGGTCCACCACCACGCACGTGGCGGCGGGCTCTTCCGCCCGAACATCGTCAAAGCGGTCGACGGCGTCGACTTCACCATCAGCCGCGGCGAAACCGTGGGCATCGTGGGTGAGTCCGGCTGCGGTAAGTCCACGCTCGCGTCCGTGCTCGTGGGACTTCAGCCGCCGACGTCGGGCGAGGTCCTGTTCCACGGCAAGCCCGCCATCAAGCGCAACGCACAAATGCGCAAGGAATTCGGCCGCTCCGTGTCCGTGGTCTTCCAGGACCCCGCCACGGCGCTGAACCCGCGCATGACCGTCCAGGACATCCTCACCGACCCGCTGCAGATCCACGGCATCGGAACCGCAGCCACGCGTGCGGCGAAGGTCAAGGAGCTGCTTGCCCTGGTGGGTCTCCCGCAGTCCGCGGCCGAGGTCACGCCGTCGCAGGTTTCCGGTGGACAGCGTCAGCGTGTGGCAATCGCCCGCGCCCTGGCACTGGATCCGGACATCATTGTGGCCGACGAGCCGACGTCGGCCCTTGACGTTTCCGTCCGCGCCCAGGTGCTGAACCTGCTCTCTGACCTGAAGACCCAGCTGAACCTCGGCATGGTGTTCATCTCGCATGACATCCAGACCGTCCGTTACGTCTCGGACCGCATCTGCGTTATGTACTTCGGCAAGATCGTCGAGCAGGGCACCGCCACCCAGGTCTTCGACAGCCCCACCAACGACTACACCAAGAAGCTCCTGGGCGCTGCCCCGAGCCTGCTCCACATCTAG
- the nagA gene encoding N-acetylglucosamine-6-phosphate deacetylase: protein MLAGTVLTDGSAQADAVVAVADGRIAYVGPRGGLDEASLPGLEELNLPPGSMILPGLVDLHCHGAVGGDFPSGDSEAARTAVDFLHRSGTTTLLASMVTASREDLMRGLATLRQLADEGLIAGIHSEGPFLSHARCGAQDPRYLREPDLPMLGELLAAAGGHLRTMTYAPELPGAGAVVRTLGEHGVTPSLGHTDADGRTTAASLTEAAELLAASGLGTVSRPTVTHLFNGMPPLHHRSPGPVAACLRLARAGTIAVELIADGAHLDPETVRMVFELVGADNVVLVTDSMAATGLPDGDYELGPAAVSVSGAVARLSNGTLAGGTATMLDVVRRTIDAGVAPAAAVLSATAVPAAIIGQEQEIGSLRAGLRADVVVVDRSFRRVLVLRAGRTLGRPAVGV, encoded by the coding sequence CTGCTGGCCGGCACGGTCCTGACCGACGGCTCGGCCCAGGCCGACGCTGTGGTGGCCGTCGCGGACGGCCGGATCGCGTATGTGGGGCCCCGTGGGGGCCTGGACGAGGCATCGCTGCCGGGCCTTGAAGAACTTAACCTTCCGCCGGGCAGCATGATTCTGCCCGGCCTCGTAGACCTGCACTGCCACGGCGCCGTGGGCGGCGACTTCCCCAGCGGCGATAGCGAGGCTGCCAGGACCGCCGTGGACTTCCTGCACCGCAGCGGCACCACCACGCTGCTGGCAAGCATGGTTACGGCGTCCCGCGAGGACCTGATGCGTGGCCTGGCAACCCTGCGGCAGCTCGCCGACGAGGGACTCATCGCGGGCATCCACTCCGAAGGGCCGTTCCTCTCCCATGCACGCTGCGGCGCCCAGGATCCGCGGTACCTGCGCGAGCCGGACCTCCCCATGCTGGGCGAGCTGCTGGCCGCGGCCGGCGGCCACCTGCGGACCATGACCTACGCGCCCGAACTTCCCGGTGCCGGCGCCGTGGTGCGCACGCTCGGAGAGCACGGCGTCACACCGTCGCTGGGCCACACTGACGCGGATGGGCGGACGACGGCGGCCTCCCTCACCGAGGCGGCGGAGCTGCTGGCGGCCTCCGGCCTGGGGACCGTATCGCGCCCCACCGTCACACACCTCTTTAACGGCATGCCGCCGCTGCACCACCGCAGCCCCGGACCCGTCGCCGCGTGCCTCCGGCTGGCAAGGGCCGGCACGATTGCCGTCGAACTCATCGCCGACGGCGCGCACCTGGACCCCGAAACGGTCCGGATGGTCTTCGAGCTGGTAGGCGCGGACAACGTGGTCCTGGTGACCGACTCCATGGCCGCCACCGGACTGCCCGACGGCGACTACGAGCTGGGCCCCGCAGCCGTCTCCGTCAGCGGTGCCGTGGCCCGGCTCAGCAACGGCACGCTCGCCGGCGGGACGGCCACAATGCTGGACGTTGTGCGGCGGACCATTGACGCCGGGGTGGCCCCGGCCGCCGCTGTTCTATCAGCCACCGCGGTGCCGGCGGCCATCATCGGCCAGGAGCAGGAAATCGGAAGCCTCCGCGCGGGCCTGCGCGCCGACGTCGTCGTAGTGGACCGCAGCTTCCGCCGCGTCCTGGTCCTGCGCGCCGGCCGCACGCTGGGCCGCCCCGCCGTCGGAGTTTAA
- a CDS encoding dihydrodipicolinate synthase family protein, translating to MTTVASRFQGVIPPVVTPRTADGAIDVPSLENVTKHLLDGGVSGLFVLGSSGEVTHMTNSERDLVVQTVAGVNAGQVPVIVGAVEQTTNRVIEEAKRVIALGADSIVATSLYYAISNAQENGTHFRSIAAAVDVPVFAYDVPVRTHFKLPTDLLVELGREGVIAGVKDSSGDDVSFRQLLLAAKDIPNFDIFTGHEVVVDGALLGGAQGVVPGLGNVDPAGYRRLFDAAQAGDWAQAAAEQDRLADVFEIVYTPKAGRMSGNAAGLGAFKTALQLMGIIKTNVMSAPMLSLDEDETKAIRVILERNGLV from the coding sequence GTGACCACCGTCGCTTCCCGTTTCCAGGGCGTCATTCCGCCCGTCGTAACCCCCCGCACCGCCGATGGCGCCATCGACGTACCGTCGCTGGAAAACGTCACCAAGCACCTGCTCGACGGCGGCGTCAGCGGCCTGTTTGTATTGGGTTCCTCCGGCGAGGTCACCCACATGACCAACAGCGAGCGCGACCTCGTCGTGCAGACCGTGGCAGGCGTGAACGCCGGCCAGGTGCCGGTCATCGTGGGCGCCGTAGAGCAGACCACCAACCGCGTCATTGAGGAAGCCAAGCGCGTCATCGCGCTGGGCGCCGACTCGATCGTGGCCACCAGCCTGTACTACGCCATCTCCAACGCCCAGGAGAACGGCACGCATTTCCGCTCCATCGCCGCCGCCGTCGACGTCCCCGTCTTCGCCTACGACGTGCCGGTGCGCACCCACTTCAAGCTGCCCACCGACCTTCTGGTCGAGCTGGGCCGCGAGGGCGTCATTGCCGGCGTGAAGGACTCCTCCGGCGACGACGTCTCGTTCCGCCAGCTGCTGCTGGCCGCCAAGGACATCCCCAACTTCGACATCTTCACCGGCCACGAAGTGGTTGTGGACGGCGCCCTCCTGGGCGGCGCCCAGGGTGTTGTTCCGGGCCTCGGCAACGTTGACCCGGCCGGCTACCGCCGCCTCTTCGACGCCGCACAGGCCGGCGACTGGGCCCAGGCCGCAGCCGAACAGGACCGCCTGGCCGACGTCTTCGAGATCGTCTACACCCCCAAGGCCGGCCGCATGTCCGGCAACGCCGCGGGCCTGGGCGCCTTCAAGACCGCCCTGCAGCTCATGGGCATTATCAAGACCAACGTCATGAGCGCCCCCATGCTCTCCCTGGACGAGGACGAGACCAAGGCAATCCGCGTCATCCTGGAACGCAACGGCCTGGTGTAG
- a CDS encoding N-acetylmannosamine-6-phosphate 2-epimerase: protein MILTPEALEALRGQLIVSCQAYLGEPMRDPRTTAQFAASAVIGGAAAIRVQGLADVQFTRAAVEVPVIGLWKDGHDGVFITPTLRHALAVANAGAHVVAIDGTRRERPDGLTLAQTVAGIHQDSHALVMADCGSFDDAAAAVAAGADLIGTTLSGYSGERPKTHGPDLELLEQIAAAGFGVPLIAEGRLHSPAQARQCLDAGAFAVVVGTAITHPATITGWFAEALK from the coding sequence GTGATTCTGACCCCCGAAGCCCTCGAAGCCCTGCGCGGGCAACTCATCGTCTCCTGCCAGGCGTATTTGGGCGAGCCCATGCGGGACCCGCGCACCACGGCGCAGTTTGCCGCCTCCGCCGTGATCGGCGGCGCCGCTGCTATCCGCGTCCAAGGCCTGGCCGATGTGCAGTTCACGCGGGCAGCGGTGGAGGTTCCGGTGATCGGGCTTTGGAAGGACGGGCACGACGGCGTCTTCATCACTCCCACACTCCGCCACGCTTTGGCGGTGGCCAACGCGGGCGCACACGTGGTGGCGATCGACGGCACGCGGCGGGAGCGTCCGGACGGCCTGACCCTGGCCCAGACGGTGGCGGGCATCCATCAGGATTCCCACGCGCTGGTCATGGCGGACTGCGGCTCGTTCGACGACGCTGCCGCTGCGGTCGCGGCCGGGGCCGACCTGATCGGCACCACGCTTTCCGGGTACTCCGGCGAGCGCCCCAAGACGCACGGCCCCGACCTGGAACTGCTGGAGCAGATCGCCGCCGCGGGCTTCGGCGTGCCGCTCATCGCCGAAGGCCGCCTCCACTCCCCCGCCCAGGCCCGGCAGTGCCTCGACGCCGGCGCGTTCGCCGTCGTCGTCGGTACCGCGATCACGCACCCGGCCACCATCACCGGCTGGTTCGCCGAGGCCCTGAAGTGA